In Lysinibacillus sp. FSL M8-0337, the following proteins share a genomic window:
- a CDS encoding GNAT family N-acetyltransferase: MEIKILTKNDFIYYLESLNELFRISFNRDIHPNFLKWRYYDNPCDDLLVAVAIDNNKIIANYSASPHLIENDKTTYKAALSMTTMTHPDYNGLGLFTKLAELLYQEMIRRNYSLIWGFPNNNSHGIFKNKLQWQDIYEIPTFTLNLSTAKMNDLDDLYSYGFDNSFDKIVMFSKEKQYQVKKSSAYYKWRYLNNPVNEYYNYYLKDLDVYRANIIYKEYGASIDIVEINGLTDVDKIKLIKKLINIFKEQKKEQINCWLNVNDPLHSAFERIGFTNTMPITYFGARSLDENINIRSYKSWNIFMGDSDVY; this comes from the coding sequence ATGGAAATAAAGATATTAACTAAGAATGATTTTATATATTATTTAGAGTCACTAAATGAACTTTTTAGAATTTCATTTAATCGTGATATTCATCCGAATTTTCTAAAATGGAGGTATTATGATAATCCTTGTGATGATTTATTAGTTGCTGTTGCGATAGATAATAATAAAATTATTGCAAATTATTCTGCTTCACCTCATTTAATAGAGAATGATAAAACTACATATAAAGCTGCACTGTCAATGACAACAATGACACATCCTGATTATAACGGTCTCGGTTTATTTACTAAATTAGCTGAACTATTATATCAAGAGATGATTAGAAGAAATTACAGTTTAATTTGGGGGTTTCCTAATAATAACTCTCATGGCATTTTTAAAAATAAACTACAGTGGCAAGATATTTATGAAATTCCGACATTTACATTAAATCTATCCACAGCAAAAATGAATGATTTAGACGATCTTTATAGTTATGGTTTTGACAATAGCTTTGACAAAATAGTTATGTTTTCTAAAGAAAAACAATATCAGGTCAAAAAAAGTTCAGCGTATTATAAATGGCGTTATTTAAATAATCCTGTAAATGAATATTACAATTATTATTTGAAAGATTTGGATGTATATCGAGCTAATATTATTTATAAGGAATATGGAGCTAGTATAGATATTGTTGAAATCAACGGATTAACGGATGTTGATAAAATTAAATTAATAAAGAAATTAATAAATATTTTTAAAGAGCAGAAAAAAGAGCAAATAAATTGCTGGCTAAATGTAAATGATCCACTTCATAGTGCTTTTGAGAGAATTGGGTTTACAAATACTATGCCTATTACATATTTTGGAGCTAGAAGCCTTGATGAGAATATAAACATTCGTTCTTATAAATCGTGGAACATTTTTATGGGTGATTCAGATGTCTACTAA
- the neuC gene encoding UDP-N-acetylglucosamine 2-epimerase, which yields MSTKKIVAFTGIRSDYDLLSKLYSEINKIEGFELKLIVSGAHLSETMAYSVQEIIKDGIPILAKIESLLDSNSLAGRVKSLSILMQGAIHSIVDYNPDLIIVVGDREEVLTGATIGTYLNIPVAHFFGGDHSTDGHVDNPIRHATSKLANIHFVSNEVSEKRLLAMGEEKSRIFNIGSPSLDKFKDTPILTKEEVFNKIGISMDIEDYALLIFHPEAQHERDSGEHLSNILDVLKEKNIFTFVGYPNSDSGQVEIINTLKKYSSDTNFFMYKNLPRDIFVNLFRNSSFLIGNSSMGIYEAPMIKKPVINVGNRQVGRYSTENVLFVDSSKQSIKNAIHRLSNVDYIEKLQNVKSIYGDGQSTQRALKFLQNLNYSDFIYKITDPLEDLDE from the coding sequence ATGTCTACTAAAAAAATAGTTGCTTTTACTGGAATTCGTTCAGACTATGATTTACTAAGCAAATTATATAGCGAAATAAATAAAATCGAGGGTTTTGAACTAAAATTAATTGTTAGTGGTGCACATCTTTCTGAAACGATGGCATACTCTGTGCAAGAAATAATAAAGGATGGCATTCCTATTTTAGCAAAAATTGAATCTTTATTAGACTCTAATAGTCTTGCTGGTAGGGTCAAGTCTTTATCTATTCTAATGCAAGGAGCCATCCATTCAATAGTAGATTATAATCCAGATTTAATAATTGTAGTTGGTGATAGAGAGGAAGTCCTAACTGGAGCAACGATTGGGACCTATTTAAATATACCTGTCGCGCATTTTTTTGGAGGCGATCATAGTACGGACGGTCATGTAGATAACCCTATCCGCCACGCTACTTCCAAATTAGCTAATATTCATTTTGTATCTAATGAAGTTTCAGAAAAAAGATTGCTTGCAATGGGCGAAGAAAAATCAAGAATTTTTAACATTGGTAGCCCTTCATTAGACAAATTTAAAGATACACCCATTTTAACTAAAGAAGAAGTGTTTAATAAGATAGGTATTTCAATGGATATTGAAGATTATGCATTGTTGATTTTTCATCCTGAAGCACAACATGAGCGGGACTCTGGAGAACATTTGAGTAATATATTGGATGTTTTAAAAGAAAAAAATATTTTTACATTTGTAGGATATCCAAATTCGGATAGTGGTCAAGTAGAGATTATCAATACATTAAAAAAATATTCTTCTGATACTAATTTTTTTATGTATAAAAACCTTCCAAGAGATATATTTGTAAATCTTTTTAGAAATAGTTCTTTTTTAATTGGGAATTCAAGTATGGGGATTTATGAAGCACCTATGATAAAAAAGCCAGTAATTAATGTAGGTAATCGGCAAGTCGGAAGATATTCTACTGAAAACGTTCTATTTGTTGATAGTTCTAAACAATCGATAAAAAATGCAATTCATAGACTATCAAATGTGGATTATATAGAAAAATTACAAAATGTAAAATCTATTTACGGGGACGGTCAATCCACACAAAGAGCATTAAAATTTTTACAAAATTTAAATTACAGTGATTTTATATATAAAATAACAGACCCATTGGAGGACTTAGATGAATGA
- a CDS encoding PIG-L deacetylase family protein: MSKNVVIVTPHPDDETLGCGGTILKHVEHGDKIFWLIITTMGSFFKEEAKLKRAKEIAKVAKQYNFNETFELGFEAAMLDQVPESNLIGAISSVFHKIQPNIIYVPYPSDIHSDHKFVFDATMACTKWFRYSSVEKVLAYETLSETDFTINPDANNFRPNVYVDIKDYLQRKIEIMNIYESEISNFPFPRSEKAVSSLAYVRGAASGFEAAEAFMLLKERII, from the coding sequence ATGAGTAAAAATGTCGTGATTGTAACACCTCACCCAGATGATGAAACGCTAGGGTGTGGGGGTACTATTTTAAAACATGTAGAGCATGGTGATAAAATTTTTTGGCTAATTATTACTACTATGGGTAGCTTTTTTAAAGAAGAAGCTAAATTGAAAAGAGCTAAGGAAATTGCAAAGGTGGCAAAGCAATATAACTTCAATGAAACCTTTGAGTTGGGATTTGAAGCGGCTATGTTAGACCAAGTCCCAGAAAGTAATTTAATTGGAGCAATTAGTAGTGTTTTTCATAAAATTCAACCAAACATAATATACGTACCCTATCCAAGTGACATTCATTCTGATCATAAATTTGTGTTTGATGCAACTATGGCTTGTACTAAATGGTTTAGATACTCATCTGTAGAAAAAGTATTAGCTTATGAAACTTTATCTGAAACGGATTTTACAATAAATCCTGATGCAAACAATTTTAGACCTAATGTTTATGTTGATATTAAAGACTATTTACAGCGTAAGATTGAAATTATGAATATTTATGAATCAGAAATTAGTAACTTTCCATTTCCAAGAAGTGAAAAAGCTGTTTCATCACTTGCTTATGTTCGTGGTGCTGCAAGTGGCTTTGAGGCTGCAGAAGCATTTATGTTATTAAAAGAAAGGATTATATGA
- a CDS encoding BRCT domain-containing protein yields MNTNKDNDDIIFLTNLTERIMHPFYNKQIVFTGALSTMTRAEAAKKARACGGLMQGAVTKDTAFVILGHNRRGKSTKHLKAEQLIQLGYDIQIIAEDDFIWLISMQKEYIPSSILEISKNALQK; encoded by the coding sequence ATGAACACCAATAAGGACAACGATGACATTATCTTTCTTACTAATCTAACCGAACGTATAATGCATCCATTTTATAATAAACAAATCGTCTTTACAGGGGCTCTTTCTACGATGACACGCGCAGAAGCTGCAAAAAAAGCACGAGCTTGTGGCGGTTTAATGCAAGGGGCTGTCACTAAGGACACCGCTTTTGTTATTCTCGGTCATAACCGACGAGGCAAAAGCACGAAACATTTAAAAGCAGAGCAACTCATCCAACTTGGATACGACATTCAAATTATTGCTGAAGATGATTTTATTTGGCTTATTTCCATGCAAAAAGAGTATATACCTTCTTCAATCCTAGAAATATCAAAAAATGCACTCCAAAAATAA
- a CDS encoding YbgA family protein has translation MQRQLTEKLWREEKYRVMFHSQKHYNQLRLAMRDMMSHEQIKQLIEVALQQTPTEGSMRNACQHMWGYFRKVASIEEKRTYEQLLLTCQIPALLCFLQQLAIQYNVTYLRESTILQIQ, from the coding sequence ATGCAACGTCAACTAACAGAAAAATTATGGCGTGAAGAAAAATATCGCGTTATGTTTCATAGCCAAAAGCATTACAATCAACTCCGTCTGGCCATGCGCGACATGATGAGCCATGAACAAATTAAACAATTAATCGAAGTTGCATTACAACAAACGCCAACTGAAGGCAGCATGCGCAATGCTTGTCAGCATATGTGGGGATATTTCCGTAAAGTAGCCTCAATAGAAGAAAAACGAACATACGAGCAACTGCTTCTTACTTGTCAAATACCAGCGCTTCTTTGTTTTTTACAACAATTAGCCATTCAATATAACGTTACTTATTTACGTGAAAGTACTATTTTACAAATACAGTAG
- the proS gene encoding proline--tRNA ligase: MSQKTNDFSKWYVETIQKADLMDYTPVRGCIAFKPDGYELWEHIQAEMDKRFKETGHRNAYFPMLIPESFFQKEKDHIEGFSPELPWVTEAAGEQLEERLALRPTSETMIGHLYSNWIKSYRDLPVLINQWANVFRWEKKTLPFIRTSEFLWQEGHTAHVDEEDARKETMQMLAIYKEVVEGLLAIPVYDGQKTPSERFAGAVDTFSIEAMMKDGKAVQAGTSHYLGTKFAEAFDIKYLNKENKHVHVHTTSWGTSTRLIGSVIMVHGDEQGLVLPPRIAPTQVVLIPVGPWKKNPKIIEKLDEIFTALKAKGIRVRLDDSDQSPGYKFNEWELKGVPVRIELGPRDLENQQGLMKARDEEEKVSVSLETIVESIETELETMQTRLFEKAKAFRSNNSHTHIDSMEQLKQHLAQSEQNETIPGWILAGWCGDDVCEEKVKEETKFTTRNIPFNPPVTKHTCIHCGKEAQHTVWFARAY; the protein is encoded by the coding sequence ATGTCTCAAAAAACAAATGATTTTTCAAAATGGTATGTGGAAACGATACAAAAGGCGGATTTAATGGATTATACGCCGGTTCGTGGTTGTATTGCCTTTAAACCAGACGGCTATGAACTGTGGGAACATATTCAAGCGGAGATGGATAAGCGTTTTAAGGAAACAGGTCACCGCAATGCCTACTTCCCGATGCTTATTCCAGAATCTTTTTTCCAAAAGGAAAAGGATCATATTGAAGGATTTTCGCCAGAGCTTCCTTGGGTGACCGAAGCGGCAGGTGAACAATTAGAAGAGCGTTTAGCGCTGCGCCCAACTTCGGAAACAATGATTGGGCATTTGTATTCAAACTGGATTAAAAGTTATCGAGACCTTCCTGTTTTAATCAATCAATGGGCCAATGTATTCCGTTGGGAAAAGAAAACGCTGCCGTTTATCCGTACTTCGGAATTTTTATGGCAAGAAGGCCATACGGCGCATGTTGATGAAGAAGATGCACGGAAAGAAACAATGCAAATGTTAGCTATTTATAAAGAAGTTGTCGAAGGATTATTAGCAATTCCAGTCTATGATGGACAAAAAACACCGTCAGAACGTTTTGCTGGAGCAGTTGATACATTTTCAATTGAAGCGATGATGAAGGATGGCAAGGCCGTACAAGCAGGGACATCTCATTATTTAGGTACGAAATTTGCCGAAGCTTTTGATATCAAATATTTAAATAAAGAAAATAAACATGTCCATGTGCATACAACATCATGGGGTACGTCTACCCGTTTAATCGGTTCTGTTATTATGGTGCATGGTGATGAACAAGGTCTTGTTTTACCGCCAAGAATCGCTCCAACGCAAGTTGTGTTAATCCCAGTTGGTCCTTGGAAAAAGAACCCTAAGATTATCGAGAAATTAGATGAAATTTTTACTGCGTTAAAAGCAAAGGGCATCCGTGTGCGTCTTGATGATTCAGACCAATCACCTGGTTATAAGTTTAATGAATGGGAGCTAAAAGGTGTACCTGTGCGTATTGAATTGGGACCACGTGATTTAGAAAATCAGCAAGGCTTAATGAAAGCCCGAGATGAAGAAGAAAAAGTATCTGTTTCTTTAGAAACAATTGTAGAAAGCATAGAAACAGAACTTGAAACGATGCAAACGCGCCTATTTGAAAAAGCAAAAGCTTTCCGTTCAAACAACTCTCATACCCATATCGATTCAATGGAACAGTTAAAACAGCATTTAGCTCAATCAGAACAAAATGAAACAATCCCAGGTTGGATTTTAGCGGGTTGGTGTGGAGATGATGTGTGTGAAGAAAAGGTAAAAGAAGAAACAAAATTTACAACTCGTAATATACCATTTAACCCACCCGTTACAAAGCATACTTGCATTCATTGTGGGAAAGAAGCACAACATACAGTTTGGTTCGCCCGCGCTTACTAA
- a CDS encoding class 1 isoprenoid biosynthesis enzyme gives MMEEIKQSLRRIISNYQLSDEFSRCLTSLLDQHEGGDFSDLSKLHFQLNGGILTKSIQEVFNLLELWILFTDIVDDIEDGDESKWGIEGNLLLNASTAFVSIVMLELQKVEIPYKSEVTRLFCHYLLQAVDGQHHDLINQITSEEMYVAVVKKKSGSLIALSSLLGEVLATGKYSEKLEMSAYYIAMVAQLNNDYGDLLNLQKDLQNKKRTLPILYLLQYEDSAFDELRLYYSQQVDSTKNMCISPQQIEASGLSIYMHLLQSKYRNLALELLKEIYPTQDVSLFQKYI, from the coding sequence ATGATGGAAGAAATAAAACAATCATTAAGGCGAATTATCAGTAATTATCAACTATCGGATGAGTTTAGCCGTTGTTTAACCTCCTTGTTAGATCAACATGAAGGTGGTGATTTTAGTGATTTAAGTAAATTGCATTTTCAATTGAATGGCGGTATATTAACGAAATCTATCCAGGAAGTTTTTAATCTTTTGGAACTCTGGATTCTTTTTACAGATATTGTTGATGATATCGAAGACGGTGATGAATCAAAATGGGGAATAGAGGGGAATTTATTGCTTAATGCTTCGACAGCTTTCGTTAGTATCGTTATGTTGGAGCTACAAAAGGTAGAAATACCTTATAAAAGTGAGGTTACTCGTTTATTTTGCCATTACTTACTTCAAGCAGTTGATGGTCAGCATCATGACCTAATCAATCAGATTACATCTGAAGAAATGTATGTAGCTGTTGTTAAGAAGAAATCCGGTTCGTTAATAGCACTTTCTTCATTGCTCGGAGAAGTATTAGCAACTGGAAAGTATTCCGAAAAGCTTGAAATGAGTGCGTACTATATTGCAATGGTTGCACAGTTAAATAATGATTATGGCGACTTATTAAACTTACAAAAAGATTTACAAAACAAAAAAAGAACATTGCCAATATTGTATCTATTACAATATGAAGATTCAGCATTTGATGAATTACGCTTGTATTATAGTCAGCAGGTCGATTCAACAAAGAATATGTGCATTTCGCCACAGCAAATTGAAGCTTCAGGGTTATCTATATACATGCATCTATTACAGTCTAAATATCGAAATCTAGCACTTGAATTACTAAAAGAAATTTATCCAACTCAAGATGTATCGCTATTCCAAAAATATATTTAA
- the comX gene encoding competence pheromone ComX: protein MLEIVQYINKNRNILDLLKEKRVSLLNVNELEQNLILESFEHGEKKTLKDSYLMYWRP from the coding sequence ATGTTAGAAATCGTTCAATATATTAATAAAAATCGCAATATTTTAGATCTTTTAAAAGAAAAAAGAGTTTCACTTTTAAATGTAAATGAACTAGAGCAAAATTTAATTTTAGAATCCTTTGAACATGGTGAAAAGAAAACATTAAAGGATTCATATTTAATGTATTGGCGTCCGTAA
- a CDS encoding ATP-binding protein, translating into MEQGKAKILISLFLTFFIQLYCLSVIVNGPIIGITLAQSQDQSWYIQQIEEESWAASQNLEPYTKVLELDGMKLSVNTSSPFLITQAHSITIWHEGKVEKLIVSNKNINAQLIKQLIMPLLYTLITTAFCLFLFKQILTKNKQYLIFHLQFTALAYISAGAAGRGDFISIVINSLAIFLSIVNCIFYCNYFLRTMSDAFQKKLRNAFYVIGIMIVVINIVRIFMEDLLKVQIIFELSVYLILSCLLAINIIVAAKSNAKYYAKPLFCIFFLGIGPFALCYGIPTIFNVHPFLPADVTALFLLVVPICLIYLEMAGNFVNLQYALDRMFSHLQLAIPFSLMLSFILLTLEEVRSFYIYSLYFLITFISSILLLSYKESMEVRNARYLSTLKNYNFSNFYRFIKSSAHYATNFDKLMEYIKQELNLMLMLNNIEIIEDHLTQSLGYIEEHKCRAICPNLIYKHDTKYILVLYETVDSKLLAITDTKFRKIPSESLKMLELFLYYVQSIIDNSLKLDELMAQLTKLDKLQAPRWYNRLWILSSEKERLRLSTEIHDTILQDLIRMSRNMEEAATKEKDDKEAFMHLREEVLDIVDNTREICENLYPPLIDRLGLHRSLEELIQKCKIRFNFLIKEDFQRIEGLSLQQSTTIYRIIQELLSNANKHSQAQSVYISLTSRAQKVFIDYWDDGIGIDIDENIQQDCMKSIGLMGMKERIKYYQGTFLISSNQPQGTNIKLSMKIGEDFENNGIG; encoded by the coding sequence ATGGAACAAGGAAAAGCTAAAATCTTAATTTCGCTTTTTCTCACTTTTTTCATACAGTTGTATTGTTTATCAGTTATCGTTAATGGGCCTATTATTGGAATTACCCTGGCTCAATCACAAGATCAAAGTTGGTATATTCAACAGATTGAAGAGGAAAGTTGGGCAGCATCTCAAAATTTAGAGCCCTATACGAAAGTTTTAGAATTAGATGGGATGAAGCTGTCAGTCAATACTTCATCCCCTTTTCTAATTACACAAGCGCATAGCATAACAATATGGCATGAAGGAAAAGTGGAAAAGTTAATCGTCTCGAATAAGAATATAAATGCACAATTAATAAAGCAATTAATAATGCCGTTATTATATACCTTAATCACAACTGCTTTTTGTCTTTTTTTATTTAAACAAATACTTACTAAGAACAAACAGTATTTGATTTTTCATTTACAGTTTACGGCATTAGCGTATATAAGTGCAGGTGCTGCAGGACGAGGAGATTTCATTAGTATTGTTATTAATTCATTAGCGATCTTCCTTAGCATTGTGAATTGTATTTTCTACTGTAATTATTTTTTAAGAACAATGAGTGATGCCTTTCAAAAAAAGTTGCGTAATGCTTTTTATGTTATCGGTATAATGATTGTAGTGATAAATATAGTGCGGATTTTCATGGAAGATCTTCTGAAAGTACAAATTATATTTGAACTATCAGTCTATTTAATTTTATCCTGCTTACTAGCAATTAATATTATTGTCGCAGCTAAAAGCAATGCTAAATACTATGCCAAGCCATTATTCTGCATCTTTTTTTTAGGAATTGGACCGTTTGCATTATGTTATGGCATTCCAACAATTTTTAATGTGCATCCATTTCTACCTGCAGATGTGACGGCGTTGTTTTTATTAGTGGTCCCTATTTGTCTGATTTACTTAGAGATGGCAGGGAATTTTGTTAACTTACAATATGCGCTTGATCGCATGTTTTCACATTTACAATTGGCGATTCCATTCAGTCTCATGTTATCGTTTATTTTACTAACTCTTGAGGAAGTACGCTCGTTTTACATATATAGTCTTTATTTTTTGATTACGTTTATTTCATCCATCTTACTGTTGTCATACAAGGAAAGTATGGAAGTACGGAATGCTCGTTATTTAAGTACTTTAAAGAACTATAATTTTTCCAATTTTTATCGCTTTATTAAATCATCAGCACATTATGCTACTAACTTCGACAAGCTTATGGAGTATATTAAACAAGAGCTAAATCTAATGTTAATGTTGAATAATATTGAGATTATAGAAGATCATTTAACACAATCTCTTGGTTATATAGAAGAACATAAGTGTCGTGCTATTTGTCCAAATTTAATTTATAAACATGACACGAAATACATATTGGTACTCTATGAAACAGTAGACTCTAAGTTGTTAGCAATCACAGACACAAAATTTCGTAAAATACCGTCCGAATCTTTAAAAATGCTTGAACTTTTTTTGTATTATGTTCAAAGCATTATCGATAATTCACTTAAGTTGGATGAACTTATGGCACAACTGACGAAGTTAGACAAATTGCAAGCACCTCGATGGTACAATAGGCTATGGATTTTGTCTTCAGAGAAAGAACGTTTACGGTTATCTACAGAGATACATGATACGATTTTACAAGATTTGATTCGTATGAGTCGTAATATGGAAGAAGCTGCAACAAAAGAAAAAGATGACAAAGAGGCTTTTATGCATTTGCGTGAAGAAGTACTGGATATTGTGGATAATACAAGAGAAATTTGTGAAAATTTATATCCGCCTTTAATCGATAGACTTGGTCTCCACCGCTCGTTAGAGGAGTTAATACAGAAATGTAAAATTCGGTTTAACTTTTTGATTAAAGAGGATTTTCAAAGGATTGAAGGTTTATCATTGCAGCAATCCACTACAATCTATCGTATTATTCAAGAGTTGCTCTCCAATGCAAATAAACATTCACAAGCACAGTCCGTCTATATTTCATTAACATCCCGAGCACAAAAAGTTTTTATTGACTATTGGGATGATGGAATTGGTATTGATATTGATGAAAATATTCAACAAGACTGTATGAAAAGTATAGGACTAATGGGAATGAAGGAGCGTATCAAGTATTATCAGGGGACATTTTTAATAAGCTCAAATCAGCCACAAGGGACAAATATTAAACTATCTATGAAAATAGGTGAGGATTTTGAAAATAATGGTATTGGATGA
- a CDS encoding response regulator transcription factor, which produces MVLDDHIAIGEGTRAILQAELDCQAVVFTDPCIALQHLSESFYDIYLIDFNLAGMDGLQFIQKLLKIHPEAIAIIYTGYNIEKYLPELLNKGISGFISKTESRKQLIDTIQYALEGKVIISLSLLKKLCVHNVGAKESINLTERERQILDFVRDGYTNKAIALEIHLSQRTIEKVLTTIFSKLGVESRAEAAVKWNELTTLETDKYHFN; this is translated from the coding sequence ATGGTATTGGATGACCATATTGCTATTGGTGAAGGCACACGGGCCATATTGCAAGCTGAACTAGACTGTCAAGCAGTGGTGTTTACAGATCCCTGTATTGCATTACAGCACTTATCTGAATCATTTTATGATATTTACTTAATTGATTTTAACTTAGCAGGGATGGATGGACTGCAATTTATTCAAAAGTTACTTAAAATTCATCCTGAAGCAATCGCGATTATTTATACAGGTTATAATATCGAGAAATATTTACCCGAATTATTAAACAAGGGGATATCAGGATTTATTAGTAAAACGGAAAGTAGAAAACAATTGATTGATACAATTCAATATGCACTTGAAGGGAAAGTTATTATTTCACTTTCGCTTCTTAAAAAGCTGTGTGTACATAATGTTGGAGCTAAAGAGTCTATAAACTTGACAGAGAGAGAACGACAAATTTTAGATTTTGTCAGAGATGGCTATACTAATAAGGCTATTGCACTAGAAATTCATTTAAGCCAACGGACAATAGAGAAAGTATTAACAACCATTTTTTCTAAGCTTGGTGTTGAATCACGAGCAGAGGCAGCTGTTAAATGGAATGAATTAACTACTTTAGAAACTGATAAATATCATTTTAATTAG